In Flavobacterium cerinum, one genomic interval encodes:
- a CDS encoding PorP/SprF family type IX secretion system membrane protein: protein MKKIYLTAFLALIGLNEASAQQDPHYTQYMYNMNVINPAYAGSKETLSFGLLYRKQWVDLEGAPSTATFSGHSPVGKNVGLGLSVISDKIGPVKENNVYADFSYTLNLGGEHKLALGLKAGATFHKVGLLSDVSPFVPDANDPAFAENTSRTFFNVGSGIFYYTQKYYLALSVPNMLKSTYLDYNGRKFGSDTQHYFVTGGYVFDLNENLKFKPFFMVKSAFDAPTSLDVSTNFLFHEKFEIGATYRLDDSFGAMVNYAITPSLRIGYAYDHIVSDLKVTTPSSHEVILLFDVNFSKKVSRSPRYF from the coding sequence ATGAAGAAAATATATTTGACCGCCTTTTTAGCCTTAATAGGATTAAATGAGGCCTCAGCACAACAAGACCCGCATTATACACAGTACATGTATAATATGAACGTCATCAACCCGGCTTATGCCGGTTCGAAGGAGACTTTATCATTCGGATTGTTGTACCGCAAGCAGTGGGTTGATTTGGAAGGCGCGCCGTCTACGGCTACCTTTTCGGGTCACAGTCCTGTAGGTAAGAATGTCGGATTAGGACTTTCCGTTATTTCCGATAAGATCGGTCCTGTAAAGGAGAATAATGTTTATGCGGATTTCTCCTACACACTTAACTTAGGTGGTGAGCACAAACTTGCTTTGGGATTAAAAGCAGGAGCGACTTTCCACAAAGTAGGATTACTATCGGATGTAAGCCCGTTTGTACCGGATGCCAATGACCCTGCTTTTGCAGAGAACACCAGCCGCACGTTTTTTAACGTTGGATCGGGTATTTTCTACTATACGCAGAAGTACTATTTAGCTTTATCGGTACCCAACATGTTAAAGTCGACGTATTTGGATTACAACGGTCGTAAATTCGGATCAGACACCCAACACTACTTTGTAACGGGGGGTTATGTCTTTGATTTGAACGAGAACCTTAAATTCAAACCGTTCTTTATGGTGAAGTCAGCATTCGATGCACCGACTTCCTTAGATGTATCGACCAATTTCCTGTTTCATGAGAAATTCGAAATCGGAGCTACTTACCGATTGGATGATTCCTTCGGAGCGATGGTAAATTATGCGATCACGCCAAGTCTTCGCATCGGTTATGCCTATGACCACATCGTATCTGATTTGAAAGTAACCACACCTTCTTCGCATGAAGTTATCTTATTATTTGATGTAAACTTCTCTAAGAAAGTGTCCCGATCTCCGAGATATTTCTAA
- a CDS encoding DUF5689 domain-containing protein produces MKISIKSLLFASLSAGMLTGCVNGDHYPKADTPCYTLTPTKSVADIFTVATATPTQIATDDIIEAYVVSSDEGGTFYKTVSLETLDKSRGFSIPVDMYNIYTEFEPGRKVYVNLKDRYIAIAHSSLVIGDLYQGTSVGRLVPEEFRRTAKASCDFVNEDELVSHMTIAEALNNNHINKLIEFDNVQFADAAMGSTYYDANSSATIGGATNWKITDNTGHEIIFRTSEFAKFAGKAVPNKSGKIRGVLTKYNSDFQFLARTERDIMLENPRFYISTAQGGTNISFTGSFTEDFTSYAVNLTAFPKYVNDQTVGGRYWQLKQFPANTGNKYIEMTSFGSGGVTAKTYFFVPVDFTAANTFAFKTLARFYQGNVLKVYYVTAANYTAGGPINLSNFVDITSSFSISTPATGQSASTFQSSGVYTLPGSLTGNGYFVFEHSGTPTITTTMQIDDITVN; encoded by the coding sequence ATGAAAATTTCAATTAAATCCCTTTTATTCGCATCACTTTCAGCTGGAATGTTAACCGGCTGTGTGAACGGCGATCATTATCCTAAAGCGGATACACCATGTTATACCTTAACACCGACGAAGTCAGTTGCTGACATTTTCACGGTTGCTACTGCTACTCCTACGCAAATTGCAACTGATGATATTATCGAAGCGTATGTAGTATCCAGTGATGAAGGTGGTACTTTCTACAAAACGGTTTCTTTGGAAACGTTAGATAAATCACGTGGTTTCAGTATTCCTGTTGATATGTATAACATTTATACCGAATTCGAACCGGGAAGAAAAGTATACGTTAACTTAAAAGATCGTTATATCGCAATTGCACATAGTTCTTTAGTTATCGGTGATTTATACCAAGGTACTTCTGTAGGACGTTTGGTTCCGGAAGAATTCAGAAGAACTGCTAAAGCTTCTTGTGATTTCGTTAATGAAGATGAATTAGTATCACACATGACTATTGCTGAAGCATTAAACAACAACCACATTAACAAACTTATCGAGTTTGACAATGTTCAGTTTGCTGATGCTGCTATGGGTTCTACTTATTACGATGCAAACAGTTCTGCAACTATCGGAGGTGCTACTAACTGGAAAATCACAGACAACACCGGTCATGAAATTATTTTCAGAACCAGTGAATTCGCTAAATTCGCAGGTAAAGCAGTTCCTAACAAAAGCGGAAAAATTCGTGGTGTATTAACAAAATACAACAGCGACTTCCAATTTCTTGCCAGAACAGAGCGTGATATCATGTTAGAAAATCCTAGATTTTACATTAGTACAGCTCAAGGTGGAACTAACATTAGCTTCACCGGTTCATTTACTGAAGATTTTACAAGTTATGCAGTTAACTTAACAGCATTCCCTAAATATGTAAATGATCAAACTGTTGGAGGAAGATACTGGCAGTTAAAACAGTTCCCGGCTAACACAGGAAACAAATACATCGAGATGACCTCTTTCGGAAGCGGTGGTGTTACTGCTAAAACGTATTTCTTTGTTCCGGTTGACTTTACTGCTGCTAACACATTTGCATTTAAAACGCTTGCTCGTTTTTACCAAGGAAATGTATTAAAAGTATATTATGTTACAGCTGCTAACTATACTGCAGGCGGACCGATTAACCTTAGTAATTTTGTAGATATTACTTCTTCATTTAGTATTTCTACTCCAGCTACAGGACAATCAGCTTCAACATTCCAGTCTAGTGGTGTTTATACCCTTCCGGGTAGCTTAACAGGTAATGGTTATTTTGTGTTCGAACATTCAGGAACACCAACTATTACAACTACTATGCAGATTGATGATATCACTGTAAACTAA
- a CDS encoding OmpA family protein, translated as MKNLYITLSFVIASSTLSAQNKDTQSADKLFNRFEYVDAADAYLKLVDKGKADGYVYKQLADSYYNVFNASEASKWYAKATSEKQDAETYYRYAQMLKAEGKYDEANKQMQKFASMAPNDQRAVAFKQNPNYLPKLNEKAKSFDIKNMDINSDKSDFGAVLSNDNTLYFASARNTSRKTYGWNEQPFLDLYSATYNTDGTFSQPTPVESINSKYHDGPATISADGNTMYFASESFKEGLFEKDKAQKLKFGQVNLFKATKNGSQWSNITSLPFNSKDYSTSNPSLSKDGKTLYFSSNMPGSVGGVDIWKVAINSDGTYGTPENLGKKINTEGNESFPFITDDNKLYFSSDARQGFGGMDVYVIDLNKGTDATNVGKPVNSEKDDFAFSFNTTKNIGFVSSNRAGVDNIYMAIPVCGVEVVSLVRDAKTGAKLSGARVAILDEKNNIISTKTTEADGTVSYAVECDKAYTIQVAKDGYESNTFPVNKTKGGIVNVSADLQPIDVIVTETEVILNDIYFEYDKSNITQQGAFELDKLVQVMKNNPAMVIMVKSHTDSRGSDKYNMNLSDRRAKSTVQYVISKGITKDRISGKGYGESEPKVNCGDNCTEEEHAKNRRSEFLIVKK; from the coding sequence ATGAAGAATTTATATATCACTTTAAGTTTTGTGATCGCTAGTTCGACACTATCGGCACAAAACAAAGACACCCAAAGCGCCGACAAACTCTTTAATCGATTTGAGTATGTCGATGCAGCAGATGCCTACCTCAAGTTGGTAGACAAAGGCAAAGCTGACGGATACGTTTACAAACAACTGGCCGACAGTTACTACAATGTATTCAACGCATCAGAAGCCAGTAAATGGTATGCCAAAGCAACCAGCGAGAAGCAGGATGCCGAGACGTATTATCGTTATGCTCAAATGCTAAAGGCAGAGGGGAAATACGATGAGGCGAACAAACAAATGCAGAAGTTTGCCAGTATGGCACCCAACGATCAGCGTGCGGTAGCGTTTAAACAAAACCCGAATTATTTACCGAAACTGAACGAAAAAGCGAAATCCTTTGATATCAAAAACATGGATATCAATAGTGATAAATCGGATTTCGGAGCGGTTTTAAGTAATGACAACACCCTGTATTTTGCCTCAGCCCGAAACACTTCCCGTAAAACCTACGGATGGAACGAACAACCGTTCCTGGATTTATACAGCGCTACCTACAATACAGACGGTACTTTTAGTCAGCCTACCCCGGTAGAGAGTATCAACTCGAAATACCATGACGGACCGGCTACCATTAGTGCTGATGGTAACACGATGTATTTTGCCAGTGAGAGTTTTAAGGAAGGTTTGTTTGAAAAAGACAAAGCTCAGAAACTGAAATTCGGACAGGTAAATTTATTTAAAGCGACTAAAAACGGAAGCCAATGGAGTAACATTACTTCTCTTCCGTTTAACAGCAAGGATTACTCTACCAGTAACCCAAGTTTAAGTAAAGACGGAAAAACCTTGTATTTCTCTTCGAACATGCCGGGCTCGGTTGGCGGAGTGGATATCTGGAAAGTAGCGATTAACTCAGATGGTACTTACGGAACACCGGAGAATCTGGGTAAAAAGATCAATACCGAAGGAAATGAGAGTTTCCCTTTTATTACAGATGATAACAAATTATACTTTTCATCAGATGCGCGTCAGGGCTTTGGAGGAATGGATGTTTATGTGATCGACTTAAACAAAGGAACGGATGCTACTAACGTTGGAAAACCGGTGAACTCGGAGAAAGATGATTTTGCATTTAGTTTTAATACGACTAAAAACATTGGATTTGTATCGAGTAATCGTGCGGGTGTAGACAACATCTATATGGCGATTCCGGTTTGTGGTGTTGAAGTAGTTTCGTTGGTTCGTGATGCTAAGACCGGAGCGAAATTATCCGGAGCACGTGTGGCAATCTTAGACGAGAAGAACAACATCATCTCTACTAAAACAACCGAAGCAGACGGTACAGTATCGTATGCTGTAGAATGTGATAAAGCTTACACGATTCAGGTAGCCAAAGACGGTTATGAAAGCAATACTTTCCCGGTTAATAAAACCAAAGGAGGTATCGTTAACGTTAGCGCCGACTTACAGCCGATCGATGTTATTGTTACGGAAACTGAAGTTATCTTAAATGATATCTATTTTGAATACGACAAGAGCAACATTACCCAACAGGGTGCTTTTGAGTTAGACAAATTAGTTCAGGTAATGAAAAATAACCCGGCAATGGTAATCATGGTTAAATCGCACACTGATAGCAGAGGTAGCGATAAATACAACATGAATTTATCAGATCGTCGTGCAAAATCTACAGTACAATATGTAATCTCTAAAGGAATTACTAAGGACAGAATCTCCGGAAAAGGTTACGGAGAAAGCGAGCCGAAAGTAAACTGTGGTGATAACTGTACGGAAGAAGAACACGCTAAAAACAGAAGATCAGAATTCCTGATCGTGAAGAAATAG
- a CDS encoding fibronectin type III domain-containing protein: protein MKKITLLILMSLLSFVSYSQVFPEGFEGTFPPSGPGGTWVVSHNGIGMGPANANLWVRTPLNSSTSPPHTGNYAAMVERVNIGNGNTEEDWLISPLVTVPANGQLRFYALHGRAGDQGSKLKIKVSTTSQTNLASFTTEIVSLTETQINPNAGEYREQVVNFGTAVPANQQVYIAFVREHTQAGTAADGDRFVIDDINMVQRCLDPASGVANNVTTNSAVLSWANPSGSTQWEIELIPSADPLTGAGQLINSNPYTATTTSTGVPIAPGTVYQYRVRSICTGGVPSDWAGPFYFTTVSLGQTCAAAIPIANLPYSTTDDTGNYGNNITGSQGNTGCGTTTNYLTGNDVVYSYTATFTGMIDISMTPTATYSGIFVYNNCANIGTSCLAGIGNSTSNIRNIPNFPVTSGTTYYFVISTNASPQTTGYTLVIQQVSCTPPGALAVGGITTNSANLSWSNPTSGTEWQVVVQGAGAGIPQGAGTTVTGGPAYTATTTFAGTALTSGTDYEYYVRVKCADGSFSQWSGPRRFSTLPNYCAGDHFYDPGGQNGQYGNSANVTTTICAPTPGDMVTVTFSMFNTEAGYDFVRVYNGATAAAPLLGTYSGNLEGANLPGPFESTVGGCLTFVFTSDSSGVRDGWDATVTCGPPPTCPKPTNFTATLPNASSVRLNWTEAGTATSWIVMAVPAGTPNPNSNPIPGTAITATVNTPPPYVLNGLSSDTNYDFYVRAVCSPTDSSTWTGPKTVRTLPNFCAGDHFFDPGGPNAEYGNNANVTTTICAPTGADIVTVNFLSFNTESNFDFVRVYNGPSATSPLLGTYSGNLTGANLPGPFESTLGGCLTFVFTSDGSGTRTGWEATVTCGPPPTCPKPTNLAVSNATMNSVQLNWTEAGTATSWIVMAVPAGTPNPNTNPIPGTAITATVNTPPPYVLGGLTSNTDYDFYVRAVCSPTDSSTWAGPRNSKTLPNYCAGDHFYDPGGQNGDYGNNLNVTTTICPVNPTDIVTVEFNSFNTEAGFDFLRVYEGTGTTGTLLGTYAGDLTNNLPGPFESAAPGQCLTFVFTTDGSGVRSGWDATVTCAPVPTCPRPKNLSAANMTQTSADLNWQEMGTATQWEVIVLPAGSPAPAPGDTGVIVNTPPPFTYSGPPALLPGRPYDFYVRAICSSTDISAWSIKGTFRTLISNDECTAPIHVPVNEDSLCGQTTPGTLAGSTASPLPNTCGGNPNDDVWFEFTATHTQHYIALLNVNSTGLSTDNMFHSVYSACGGTPIVCSDPNNSLVNGLVPGQNYLIRVYSNSATAQSFSFNLCVGTVITCADAQAFCANNTSPSITFPGSIGVPNLGAVSCLSTTPNPTWYFLQVQQSGNLQFQISQTSTTGQGIDVDFIAYGPFTSPTAGCGNLGANVGCSYSSASVENFNIPNAVAGQYYLIEITNYNGSAGNITLAQTNQGQPGAGSTNCDIVCTVDLGPDKILCGQTSYTLDAGIVNATTYTWYNGTNVIPGATGQTLTVTQSGEYSVVVTKPSCSNNPTDSVNITFGPTINQVTMPDYKVCDDVSNDGFADFDLSTLTSQVVAGQNPAFTYNVTYYASAADATAAQGAIDATVPYNSNTKTIYIRVEGANAATCFGVIPVNLVVKRMPITTMPATYSVCTGTVTIIGTPQNYTSADNPVYTWYFGTNVIAGETSEQIVVSQPGTYTLEVTIDGCTNSVSTVVTNDGVTVTAPDDVTVCNSYTLPSLTSGTYYTGPGASGTVLNAGDPITSTQTIYVYLQSTVNPSCYAEDSFVVNITTTIVAPVVPSATVCDSYTLQPLPSFANYYTGSGGTGTMLTAGSTVTTSQTIYVYAQSGVAPNFCTDQSSFVVTIQTATADAPANVESCGAYTLPALSANNNYYTGPGGTGTMLNAGDPVNATTLLYVYTSTSAGCNDENSFTVTIYNTPSVVTLPDVTVECEGFTLPALPAGNAYYTGTGGTGAQLQAGQVVSTTQTVYIFAQTGSGAATCTNESSFEISASCIIPKGISPNNDGLNDTFDLSNFEVEKLSIFNRYGTEVYSHGAGYTKQWFGQSKGGSELPDGTYFYVIELKGGDTKTGWVYISREK from the coding sequence ATGAAAAAAATTACATTATTAATTCTTATGTCATTACTGAGTTTTGTGAGTTATTCTCAGGTTTTTCCGGAAGGGTTTGAAGGAACTTTTCCGCCGTCAGGACCTGGAGGAACTTGGGTAGTCTCTCATAATGGCATAGGAATGGGGCCTGCAAATGCGAACCTTTGGGTACGCACACCGCTCAACTCTTCAACTTCACCTCCCCACACAGGCAATTATGCTGCCATGGTTGAAAGAGTAAATATTGGAAACGGGAACACCGAAGAGGATTGGTTAATCTCCCCTCTGGTTACTGTACCGGCTAACGGACAGTTACGTTTCTATGCACTTCACGGCCGTGCAGGGGATCAAGGGTCAAAACTTAAAATTAAGGTATCGACTACTTCTCAGACGAATTTAGCATCCTTTACTACAGAGATAGTAAGTTTGACTGAAACGCAAATCAATCCTAATGCAGGAGAGTACAGAGAGCAAGTAGTGAACTTTGGAACCGCAGTTCCGGCAAACCAACAAGTGTATATTGCTTTTGTAAGAGAGCATACTCAAGCTGGTACTGCTGCTGACGGAGATCGTTTTGTAATTGATGATATCAACATGGTTCAGCGATGTCTGGATCCTGCCAGTGGAGTAGCAAACAATGTTACGACAAACTCGGCTGTATTATCTTGGGCGAATCCAAGTGGTTCTACACAATGGGAAATCGAATTGATTCCTTCTGCGGATCCTTTAACCGGAGCGGGACAACTTATTAACTCGAATCCTTATACAGCGACTACAACATCAACAGGTGTGCCTATAGCACCAGGAACTGTTTACCAATATCGAGTGCGATCTATATGTACCGGTGGTGTTCCAAGTGACTGGGCAGGACCGTTCTATTTTACAACGGTAAGTTTAGGACAGACTTGTGCTGCTGCAATACCAATTGCCAATTTACCGTATTCAACAACAGATGATACAGGTAACTACGGTAATAATATTACCGGAAGTCAGGGTAATACTGGTTGTGGAACAACAACAAACTACTTAACCGGAAATGATGTAGTGTATTCTTACACGGCTACTTTTACCGGTATGATTGATATTTCGATGACTCCTACGGCAACGTATTCGGGGATTTTCGTATATAATAACTGTGCTAATATCGGAACAAGTTGTTTAGCTGGTATCGGTAACTCAACTTCCAATATCAGAAATATTCCTAACTTCCCGGTAACATCTGGTACAACGTATTATTTTGTTATCTCAACAAATGCTTCACCGCAAACAACGGGATATACTTTAGTAATTCAACAGGTAAGCTGTACACCTCCGGGTGCATTAGCTGTTGGAGGTATTACAACAAACTCAGCTAACTTAAGCTGGAGTAACCCTACTTCAGGAACAGAATGGCAGGTAGTTGTGCAAGGAGCTGGTGCCGGAATTCCTCAGGGAGCTGGAACAACAGTAACAGGTGGTCCGGCTTATACAGCTACAACTACTTTTGCCGGTACAGCGTTAACATCTGGAACAGATTATGAATATTATGTAAGAGTAAAATGTGCGGATGGTTCTTTTAGCCAGTGGTCAGGTCCAAGACGTTTCTCAACGTTACCGAATTACTGTGCCGGAGATCATTTCTATGATCCGGGAGGACAAAACGGTCAATATGGAAATAGTGCAAACGTAACAACAACAATCTGTGCACCAACACCTGGTGATATGGTTACTGTTACTTTTAGTATGTTTAATACAGAAGCAGGTTATGACTTCGTACGTGTTTACAACGGAGCAACTGCTGCTGCACCATTATTAGGAACATATTCAGGAAACTTAGAAGGTGCAAACTTACCAGGACCTTTTGAGTCAACTGTAGGTGGATGTTTAACATTCGTGTTTACATCAGATAGTAGTGGAGTTCGTGACGGTTGGGATGCAACGGTAACTTGTGGGCCACCGCCAACATGTCCGAAACCAACCAATTTCACAGCAACTTTACCAAATGCAAGTTCAGTAAGATTAAACTGGACAGAAGCTGGAACTGCTACAAGCTGGATCGTAATGGCTGTGCCGGCTGGTACACCTAACCCGAACAGTAACCCAATTCCGGGAACTGCTATTACTGCTACGGTAAATACACCGCCGCCATATGTGTTGAACGGATTGAGTTCTGATACAAACTATGATTTCTATGTAAGAGCGGTTTGTAGTCCAACAGACTCAAGTACATGGACTGGTCCTAAAACTGTAAGAACATTACCAAACTTCTGTGCTGGTGATCATTTCTTTGATCCGGGAGGACCTAATGCTGAATACGGAAATAATGCTAACGTAACGACAACAATATGTGCACCAACAGGAGCGGATATCGTTACAGTTAATTTCTTAAGCTTTAATACTGAATCAAACTTTGACTTTGTACGTGTTTATAACGGACCAAGTGCAACTTCACCATTATTGGGAACTTACTCAGGTAACTTAACCGGAGCGAATTTACCAGGACCATTTGAATCAACACTTGGAGGATGTTTAACTTTTGTATTTACATCTGACGGAAGTGGAACGCGTACAGGATGGGAAGCTACAGTAACTTGTGGACCACCGCCAACATGTCCGAAACCGACCAACTTAGCCGTTTCAAATGCTACGATGAACTCGGTACAATTAAACTGGACTGAAGCTGGAACAGCAACAAGTTGGATCGTAATGGCCGTTCCTGCAGGAACTCCGAATCCGAATACCAACCCTATTCCGGGTACAGCAATTACTGCTACTGTGAATACTCCGCCGCCATATGTATTAGGTGGATTAACTTCAAATACAGATTATGACTTCTATGTAAGAGCGGTTTGTAGTCCTACAGACTCTAGTACATGGGCTGGTCCTAGAAATAGTAAAACATTACCGAATTACTGTGCCGGAGATCATTTCTATGATCCGGGAGGACAAAACGGTGATTATGGAAATAACCTTAACGTAACGACAACAATCTGTCCGGTTAACCCGACTGATATCGTTACTGTAGAGTTCAACAGCTTTAACACTGAAGCAGGTTTTGACTTTTTAAGAGTTTACGAAGGAACAGGCACTACAGGTACATTATTAGGTACATACGCAGGTGATTTAACAAACAACTTGCCTGGGCCATTCGAATCAGCTGCACCGGGTCAGTGTTTAACATTCGTATTTACAACTGACGGAAGTGGAGTACGTAGCGGATGGGATGCAACAGTAACATGTGCACCGGTACCAACATGTCCGAGACCGAAAAACTTGTCTGCGGCTAATATGACACAAACTTCTGCTGATCTAAACTGGCAGGAAATGGGTACGGCTACACAATGGGAAGTAATTGTATTGCCAGCTGGTTCTCCGGCACCGGCACCTGGAGATACAGGAGTAATCGTAAATACACCGCCGCCATTTACATACAGTGGTCCACCGGCATTATTACCGGGAAGACCGTATGATTTCTATGTAAGAGCTATTTGTAGTTCTACTGATATCAGTGCGTGGTCAATTAAAGGAACATTCCGTACATTAATTTCGAATGATGAATGTACTGCTCCGATTCACGTTCCGGTAAATGAAGATTCACTTTGTGGTCAGACTACACCGGGAACATTAGCAGGTTCTACCGCTTCTCCATTACCAAATACATGTGGTGGAAACCCTAATGATGACGTTTGGTTTGAATTTACAGCAACACATACACAACACTATATTGCGTTATTAAATGTGAACTCTACAGGATTGAGTACTGATAATATGTTCCATTCTGTATACAGTGCATGTGGAGGAACTCCTATTGTTTGTAGTGATCCGAATAACAGTCTTGTAAACGGTTTAGTACCGGGACAAAACTATTTGATTCGAGTATATAGTAATTCAGCTACTGCGCAAAGTTTCTCATTTAACCTTTGTGTAGGTACCGTTATTACATGTGCTGATGCTCAGGCATTCTGTGCTAACAATACATCACCGTCTATTACCTTCCCAGGTTCTATCGGGGTACCAAACTTAGGAGCTGTTTCTTGTTTATCTACAACACCAAACCCTACTTGGTATTTCTTACAAGTACAACAATCCGGTAACTTACAGTTCCAGATTTCTCAAACAAGTACTACAGGACAGGGAATTGACGTGGATTTCATCGCTTACGGTCCGTTTACTTCGCCAACAGCGGGTTGTGGTAACTTAGGAGCGAATGTAGGTTGTAGTTATAGTTCGGCATCTGTGGAGAACTTTAATATCCCGAATGCTGTTGCCGGTCAATACTACTTAATTGAGATTACGAACTATAATGGTAGTGCAGGTAATATTACATTAGCACAAACCAACCAGGGACAACCGGGTGCAGGTTCGACAAACTGTGATATCGTATGTACTGTGGATTTAGGTCCGGATAAGATTTTATGTGGACAAACATCTTACACATTAGATGCAGGAATTGTTAACGCGACAACGTATACTTGGTATAACGGAACAAACGTTATTCCTGGAGCTACAGGTCAGACATTAACAGTTACACAATCAGGTGAATATAGCGTTGTGGTTACTAAACCATCATGTTCAAACAACCCTACGGATAGTGTTAATATTACTTTCGGACCGACTATTAATCAGGTTACAATGCCGGATTATAAAGTTTGTGATGATGTATCAAATGACGGTTTTGCTGATTTTGATCTGTCTACATTAACAAGTCAGGTTGTTGCAGGACAAAACCCGGCGTTTACTTATAACGTAACGTATTATGCTTCAGCTGCTGATGCAACTGCTGCTCAGGGTGCAATTGATGCAACTGTTCCATATAACAGTAACACAAAAACAATTTATATCCGAGTTGAAGGTGCAAATGCTGCTACTTGTTTCGGAGTGATTCCGGTGAATTTAGTTGTAAAACGAATGCCAATCACTACTATGCCGGCTACTTACTCTGTATGTACTGGTACTGTAACGATTATCGGAACACCTCAAAACTATACATCAGCTGATAACCCAGTATACACATGGTACTTCGGTACTAACGTTATTGCTGGTGAAACTTCTGAGCAAATCGTAGTATCACAACCAGGTACTTATACTTTAGAAGTTACTATAGACGGATGTACAAACTCTGTTAGTACAGTTGTAACAAACGACGGTGTTACAGTTACGGCTCCGGATGATGTTACAGTATGTAATTCGTATACTTTACCATCATTAACAAGCGGTACTTATTATACAGGTCCGGGAGCTTCTGGTACAGTATTGAATGCAGGTGATCCTATCACATCAACACAAACTATTTATGTATACTTACAGTCAACGGTTAACCCGAGCTGTTATGCTGAAGATAGTTTCGTTGTAAACATTACAACAACTATTGTAGCTCCGGTAGTGCCAAGCGCAACTGTTTGTGACAGCTATACATTACAACCGTTACCTTCATTCGCGAACTACTATACAGGTTCAGGAGGAACAGGTACAATGTTAACAGCTGGTTCTACAGTAACTACGTCACAAACTATCTATGTATATGCTCAGTCTGGTGTTGCACCAAACTTCTGTACAGACCAAAGTAGTTTTGTAGTAACGATCCAAACAGCAACTGCTGATGCTCCGGCTAACGTAGAATCTTGTGGAGCGTATACTTTACCGGCATTATCTGCTAATAATAATTATTATACAGGTCCGGGCGGTACAGGTACTATGCTTAATGCCGGTGATCCGGTTAACGCAACTACATTATTGTATGTTTACACAAGTACATCTGCAGGATGTAATGATGAAAATAGCTTTACTGTAACAATCTACAATACTCCTTCGGTTGTAACATTACCGGATGTAACTGTAGAATGTGAAGGATTTACATTACCGGCTTTACCGGCTGGAAATGCATACTACACAGGTACAGGAGGAACAGGAGCACAGTTACAAGCTGGACAAGTGGTTTCAACTACACAAACTGTTTACATCTTTGCTCAAACCGGATCCGGTGCTGCAACATGTACAAACGAAAGTAGTTTCGAAATTTCAGCTTCATGTATTATTCCTAAAGGTATTTCACCAAACAATGACGGATTGAACGATACATTCGATCTATCGAACTTCGAGGTAGAGAAATTAAGTATCTTTAACCGTTACGGTACTGAAGTTTACAGCCATGGTGCTGGATATACTAAACAATGGTTTGGTCAGTCGAAAGGTGGAAGTGAATTACCGGATGGTACCTATTTCTATGTGATCGAGTTAAAAGGTGGTGATACTAAAACCGGATGGGTTTATATCAGTAGAGAGAAATAA
- a CDS encoding Imm32 family immunity protein, protein METVKIKIPKYHPENGIIYNWEDDFEIKTSAEGIGFKITANKAGLVSLANHLLNLAQDGIPTGYHIHLDSYNSLGEDSLDLTIEKV, encoded by the coding sequence ATGGAAACCGTAAAAATAAAAATCCCAAAATATCATCCTGAGAATGGCATTATTTATAACTGGGAAGATGATTTTGAAATTAAGACTTCTGCAGAAGGTATCGGTTTCAAAATTACTGCAAATAAAGCCGGGCTTGTATCCTTAGCTAATCATTTACTAAATTTAGCTCAAGATGGTATTCCAACCGGATATCATATCCATTTAGACTCTTATAATTCCCTAGGAGAAGATTCTTTAGATTTGACTATTGAAAAAGTGTAA